The Pseudanabaena galeata CCNP1313 genome includes a region encoding these proteins:
- a CDS encoding response regulator has translation MIYHPSLELTGNILLVDDLPENLQLLSDLLLTLGYTVRSVTSGRMALKTAKVKRPDLILLDIKMPEMDGYQVCQALKEDEDLRDIPVIFISSLDDVFDKVKAFWSGGVDYICKPFQSEEVLVRLENQLTIQRQKRLLLDEIARHKETEEMLYQSRALITSVLNSVSDGIAAMQAVRDPITGNIIDFRCLVLNPMISRIFDRSREDLIGKLVLRRFLEKFNRQLFERLVNVVETGVPLDEEIYYTSEPVGWYRVIVVKLGDGFTVTIRDITSKKQPE, from the coding sequence ATGATTTACCATCCTTCGCTTGAATTAACAGGCAATATCCTCTTAGTAGATGATCTTCCAGAAAATTTGCAGCTACTTAGTGACCTATTGCTAACCCTTGGCTATACCGTCCGCAGTGTAACTAGCGGAAGAATGGCTCTCAAAACAGCAAAGGTAAAACGCCCTGATCTGATTCTTTTGGATATCAAGATGCCAGAAATGGATGGATATCAAGTCTGCCAAGCCCTCAAAGAGGATGAGGATTTACGTGATATCCCAGTGATATTTATTAGCTCTTTAGATGATGTTTTTGATAAGGTAAAAGCTTTTTGGTCTGGGGGGGTTGACTATATTTGTAAACCTTTTCAAAGCGAAGAAGTATTAGTCCGTCTCGAAAACCAATTGACAATTCAGCGTCAGAAACGGTTACTACTAGACGAAATCGCTAGGCACAAAGAAACCGAAGAAATGCTCTATCAATCGCGGGCTTTAATTACCAGCGTTTTAAATAGTGTTTCCGATGGTATTGCTGCCATGCAGGCTGTTCGCGATCCGATTACAGGTAATATTATCGATTTCCGTTGCTTAGTATTGAATCCGATGATATCGAGGATATTTGATCGCAGTCGCGAAGATTTAATTGGTAAATTAGTGCTAAGAAGGTTTCTAGAAAAGTTTAATCGCCAACTGTTTGAACGCTTAGTTAATGTGGTGGAGACAGGGGTTCCTTTGGATGAAGAGATCTATTACACTTCAGAGCCTGTTGGTTGGTATCGGGTAATAGTGGTCAAGTTGGGCGATGGCTTTACAGTCACGATTAGAGATATTACTTCTAAAAAGCAACCCGAATAA
- a CDS encoding DUF6930 domain-containing protein, producing the protein MTTLNRSTLRRLKKLKQSSAVWEGDRRALPAKIRQPQDSSNIIPLHAHDEESKPHCILWVDGSMGMVRSMDVVDSVVGQEAFVRALLQAIEHPQSPAQPSLPQKILVCDRELQFYLRGVLQDLGISVEYVERLPLIDEIFSHILESFTANPPVVPEKFAAALHKQSEHLWRNAPWNTLWDHQVISIKLDQWDLDTLYAIVMGKMGLEQGVIFYRSEESLVKFRHRIVSGSSEDEIEETFLHQDCLFNLFETPELEMEDDFPPFPFRGKIRSVPAATTPMKPIYGALHPLEGGRPYLYDEEAIALTVALEALNKFWEQYHKRLNSNFGSLSGTYTIYAPSLDSDVEEAIKVVVRTMPDLANELHQLVDEDDDEDDGPLINEDLWPENALIHMMTIPWEQVEFLRNASIHQQLSEAVSAIAPARKGEGLPGLMIQTSRPKALELIEEIKEFDGIQSLCFNPAEDIFGNACQLGLMVMGNDDLHLFGEFDKQTLNGEHHKRWKQRAKTTKGNVCVIIAMGITGASRANPAPHHILGYYEIKIIDDKELGLGKLRAEPAFDFEF; encoded by the coding sequence ATGACCACGCTAAACCGATCTACTCTTCGCCGCCTCAAAAAACTCAAGCAGTCATCTGCGGTTTGGGAAGGCGATCGCCGTGCCTTACCAGCCAAGATCCGCCAACCACAAGACTCTTCTAATATTATCCCCCTCCATGCCCATGATGAAGAGTCGAAGCCCCATTGCATTTTGTGGGTAGATGGCTCGATGGGAATGGTACGTTCTATGGACGTAGTTGATTCGGTGGTGGGGCAAGAAGCCTTTGTCCGCGCGTTGCTACAGGCGATCGAACATCCTCAAAGTCCTGCTCAGCCATCCTTGCCCCAAAAGATCTTGGTATGCGATCGCGAACTCCAGTTCTATTTGCGTGGCGTACTACAGGACTTAGGAATATCGGTTGAATATGTCGAGCGCTTACCTTTAATTGACGAAATTTTCTCCCATATTTTGGAAAGCTTTACGGCAAATCCGCCTGTTGTGCCAGAAAAGTTTGCCGCAGCCTTGCATAAGCAATCTGAGCATTTATGGCGAAATGCTCCTTGGAATACCCTGTGGGATCATCAAGTAATTTCGATCAAGCTTGATCAATGGGATCTCGACACCCTCTATGCGATCGTTATGGGCAAAATGGGCTTAGAGCAGGGCGTAATTTTTTACCGTTCCGAAGAGTCGCTAGTCAAATTTCGGCATCGGATTGTCTCAGGTAGCTCTGAAGATGAGATCGAAGAGACCTTTTTGCATCAAGACTGCCTATTCAATCTCTTTGAAACCCCTGAGTTAGAAATGGAAGATGATTTTCCTCCTTTTCCATTTCGCGGCAAAATCAGATCTGTACCTGCGGCAACTACACCGATGAAGCCGATTTATGGGGCTTTGCACCCTCTCGAAGGTGGTAGACCCTATCTCTATGACGAAGAGGCGATCGCCTTGACGGTGGCGTTAGAGGCTTTAAATAAATTTTGGGAACAGTACCATAAGCGCTTGAATTCTAATTTTGGCAGTCTCTCAGGCACTTATACGATTTATGCACCGAGTCTTGATAGTGATGTCGAAGAAGCAATCAAGGTTGTCGTTAGGACTATGCCCGATCTGGCTAATGAGTTACATCAATTAGTCGATGAAGATGACGATGAGGATGATGGTCCCTTAATCAATGAGGATCTCTGGCCAGAAAATGCCCTGATCCATATGATGACCATCCCTTGGGAACAGGTGGAATTTTTACGCAATGCGTCAATTCATCAACAGTTATCTGAGGCAGTCTCAGCGATCGCCCCAGCCCGAAAAGGTGAAGGCTTACCAGGGCTAATGATTCAAACTTCGCGTCCTAAAGCATTGGAATTGATCGAAGAAATCAAGGAGTTTGATGGTATTCAGTCTTTATGTTTTAATCCTGCTGAGGATATCTTTGGTAATGCTTGTCAGCTTGGCTTAATGGTGATGGGTAATGATGATCTTCATCTATTTGGCGAATTTGACAAACAAACTCTTAATGGTGAACACCACAAGCGTTGGAAACAACGTGCCAAAACCACTAAAGGCAATGTCTGTGTGATTATCGCGATGGGCATCACTGGGGCTTCTCGCGCTAATCCTGCACCGCATCATATTTTGGGCTACTACGAAATCAAGATCATCGACGATAAAGAATTAGGCTTAGGCAAGTTACGCGCCGAACCTGCCTTTGACTTTGAATTTTAG
- the rnhA gene encoding ribonuclease HI, with translation MTSKIYLKGVRAYGYVGYLPEENVLGQWFEVEGTLWVDFEQSTHSDEIEDTVNYISCIRKIETLIQTQKFKLIERLVGAIADSLLEDTKISQVEVKVIKHPPIPNFLGSVAVEIVRSRSQITSKNATTKLESAPESINFPQPKTIPNAQFPIPSSTEAKIISIHTDGACSKNPGPGGWGVVVHFSDGSTKELGGGIRETTNNQMELQGAIAALEFLASHKQSTPVDLYTDSKYVLDGITKWIKGWKKNGWKTKDNKPVKNQEFWQQLDPLNTANIRWHWVEGHSGDPDNERCDAIARSYTAKYM, from the coding sequence ATGACAAGCAAAATTTATTTAAAAGGCGTAAGAGCCTATGGATATGTAGGATATCTTCCTGAAGAAAATGTATTGGGGCAGTGGTTTGAGGTGGAGGGTACCCTATGGGTAGATTTTGAGCAATCTACCCATAGCGATGAAATTGAAGATACGGTTAACTATATTTCCTGTATTCGCAAGATTGAGACTTTAATTCAGACGCAGAAATTTAAATTGATTGAGAGATTGGTTGGGGCGATCGCTGACAGCCTACTCGAAGACACAAAAATCTCTCAGGTCGAGGTGAAGGTCATCAAGCATCCGCCAATTCCAAATTTCTTAGGTTCAGTTGCTGTGGAAATTGTGCGATCGCGTTCTCAAATCACCTCTAAAAATGCAACTACAAAATTAGAATCAGCACCAGAATCCATAAATTTTCCTCAACCCAAAACAATCCCTAACGCCCAATTCCCAATCCCCAGTTCAACCGAAGCTAAAATCATCAGCATCCACACTGATGGAGCCTGTTCCAAAAATCCAGGGCCTGGGGGTTGGGGTGTAGTTGTTCATTTCTCTGATGGTAGTACTAAAGAACTGGGCGGCGGTATTCGTGAAACTACTAATAATCAAATGGAACTACAAGGAGCGATCGCAGCTCTAGAATTTCTCGCCAGCCATAAACAATCCACGCCTGTCGATCTCTACACTGATAGTAAATATGTTCTAGATGGCATTACCAAATGGATCAAGGGTTGGAAAAAGAATGGTTGGAAAACTAAGGATAATAAGCCCGTCAAGAATCAAGAGTTTTGGCAACAACTCGATCCTCTCAATACTGCAAATATTCGATGGCATTGGGTAGAAGGACATTCTGGAGATCCTGATAATGAGCGATGCGATGCGATCGCTCGCAGCTACACTGCCAAGTATATGTAA
- the plsY gene encoding glycerol-3-phosphate 1-O-acyltransferase PlsY, protein MWFPYLLLAIAYLLGSFPTGYLVGRMAGIDIRELGSGSTGATNVWRNVGKLAGITVFVTDFAKGAIAIYMMQSANYLQMLLASTFGYTQAPITNNLSLFVIGAGMLALIGHSRPVWLGFKGGKSVATGVGILCMLNWIAAIAAFSIWLATMAIWRTVSISSIAAAAAAPVFMWTLQGDIIYSSFVTVGCIFIIWLHRSNIERILNGTELSFKTESKPE, encoded by the coding sequence ATGTGGTTTCCCTATCTGTTGCTTGCGATCGCCTATCTTTTAGGATCTTTCCCCACAGGTTATTTGGTGGGACGGATGGCGGGTATAGACATTCGTGAGCTTGGCTCAGGCTCGACAGGAGCAACCAATGTCTGGCGCAATGTGGGCAAGTTGGCGGGAATTACTGTATTTGTGACCGATTTTGCGAAGGGGGCGATCGCCATTTACATGATGCAATCGGCGAATTACTTGCAGATGCTCTTGGCTTCAACGTTTGGCTATACTCAAGCACCGATTACTAATAATTTATCCCTATTTGTGATTGGGGCAGGGATGCTAGCGCTGATTGGTCACAGCCGTCCAGTGTGGTTGGGGTTTAAGGGTGGTAAGTCTGTGGCGACAGGGGTGGGAATTTTGTGTATGTTGAATTGGATCGCGGCGATCGCTGCTTTTAGTATTTGGTTGGCAACTATGGCAATTTGGCGTACTGTTTCGATTAGCTCGATCGCTGCCGCCGCCGCCGCCCCTGTTTTCATGTGGACATTGCAAGGGGATATCATTTATTCAAGTTTTGTAACTGTGGGCTGCATCTTTATAATTTGGCTGCATCGCTCTAACATTGAGCGTATTCTCAATGGCACAGAGCTAAGTTTTAAAACTGAAAGCAAACCAGAATAA
- a CDS encoding response regulator yields MTIRILLVDDHAFIRRALKISLGDESSLEIVGEAENGNLAIAQVESLQPDVVLMDIQMPLMDGVEATKQICDRFPETKVLILTVDDTEEYVSQALKYGASGYILKNTSPEELSFAIQAVYRGYMHLDLNLGRKVIARIPEISEVSTTDWDKLTPREQQIVKLIATGANNDEIANQLYISTRTVKNHITNILSQLNLRNRTQIAILVTSILNYS; encoded by the coding sequence ATGACAATCCGCATTTTACTTGTTGATGATCATGCATTTATTCGTCGCGCCCTGAAGATTTCTCTTGGCGATGAATCTTCTTTGGAAATTGTTGGAGAAGCCGAAAATGGAAACTTAGCGATCGCCCAAGTAGAGAGCCTCCAGCCAGATGTTGTTCTCATGGATATCCAAATGCCTCTTATGGATGGAGTGGAAGCCACTAAACAAATTTGCGATCGCTTCCCCGAAACAAAAGTTCTAATTCTCACCGTTGATGATACAGAAGAATATGTTTCACAAGCTTTGAAATATGGAGCATCAGGATATATCTTAAAGAATACGTCTCCCGAAGAATTATCATTCGCAATTCAAGCTGTCTATCGAGGCTATATGCACTTAGACTTAAACTTAGGTCGAAAAGTAATTGCCCGAATTCCTGAGATTTCCGAAGTATCTACAACTGATTGGGATAAACTCACTCCTAGAGAGCAACAAATAGTAAAATTAATCGCTACTGGCGCAAATAATGATGAAATAGCTAATCAGCTTTATATATCCACAAGAACTGTCAAAAATCACATTACCAATATTTTGAGTCAGCTAAATTTACGCAACAGAACTCAGATTGCGATCTTAGTTACTTCGATTCTTAACTATTCGTAA
- a CDS encoding transposase family protein, with product MNFIEQLKQIPDHRKSKGKRHPLWLVMCLTLLEVLCGYHGYRPLADFCEKHWGTLQTMLELPTESRIPSYSTFRRVIQGVEIEPLVKLFNEWCKNSQTGESGQWLAMDGKSIKCTVTNQTDSKQKVLTI from the coding sequence ATGAACTTTATAGAACAATTAAAGCAGATCCCAGACCATCGAAAAAGCAAAGGTAAACGCCATCCACTATGGTTAGTAATGTGCTTAACCTTGCTGGAAGTATTGTGTGGCTATCACGGATATCGCCCATTAGCCGATTTTTGTGAGAAACATTGGGGAACCCTGCAAACAATGCTAGAGCTACCAACCGAGAGCCGAATCCCGTCATATTCAACCTTTCGCCGTGTCATTCAGGGAGTAGAAATCGAACCACTCGTGAAACTGTTTAACGAGTGGTGTAAAAATAGCCAGACAGGAGAATCAGGACAATGGCTGGCGATGGATGGCAAAAGCATCAAATGTACTGTGACCAATCAGACTGACTCTAAGCAGAAGGTGCTGACTATCTAA
- a CDS encoding response regulator transcription factor, whose translation MSKILVVEDSKTQREMIANLLQNNQFEVVTAKNGVEAIAQAEVLHPDLAILDIVMPEMNGYELCRKLRDNPETWNISIVICSSKCTKADRHWGYRQGANAYIGKPFLPDELMNTVRTLLRIS comes from the coding sequence ATGTCCAAAATTCTTGTTGTTGAAGATAGTAAGACTCAGAGGGAAATGATAGCTAATTTACTTCAAAACAATCAGTTTGAAGTTGTGACTGCTAAGAATGGGGTGGAAGCGATCGCCCAAGCTGAGGTGTTACATCCTGATCTCGCGATTTTAGATATTGTAATGCCTGAAATGAATGGCTATGAGCTTTGTCGGAAACTGAGAGACAATCCTGAAACTTGGAATATCAGCATCGTTATATGTTCGTCTAAATGTACCAAAGCTGATCGCCATTGGGGATATCGACAAGGGGCAAATGCTTATATTGGCAAGCCTTTTCTCCCAGATGAATTGATGAATACAGTAAGGACTTTATTGAGAATATCGTAG
- a CDS encoding MASE1 domain-containing protein, whose translation MESNKFSTQKTNSSPLGLSKLGIEVHNPRWWVESACIIVAYFISSWFAANTIFSTLGPSPVWPGSGLNAGLLLFFGRSRWLGMFCGILLYNLHRNWWRVLIPASGAAIGSTIGTLITVSLILKFTHTTYPFLKVRHVVTFVLCSIFSGTILQTITGVGIYALTRRYEGANFITNFLLPWWIGDSVGVLIFASLALTWLKPNQKEESNPYLSWEVVVAFISIIVVSYFSFYEAQPLEYLLLPPLIWSAFRFGHRLTTLFVMFISMTASIATANKFGIFYKAIATGDSLLLLQIFMGVISIMTLAILAIVEENKQANLSLQRANTDLEKRVLDRTIDLQQSEAKALELAAKAESANQAKSTFIANMSHELRSPLNAVLGFSQLMMRANNLAKEHYENASIINRSGDYLLTLINNILDLSKIEAGKTTLYIQNFDLDHLLEDIEDMLQLRVANAGLDLFFERDPKVPRYICTDEVKLRQVLLNLIGNAIKFTKEGLVVITLTNAATSTVENAVNIVSDKCILNFSIRDTGVGIAEAELPQLFASFSQAQAGREKQEGTGLGLAISRRFVQLMGGDISVTSELGKGTTFQFQIQAQIGTPLISDPSQKRRTLALAPDQPNYRILVVDDKPINSQLLVKMLSPMGFEVQEASNGLEAIAIWDQWEPHLIWMDMRMPIMDGYEATKHIKSTVKGNATAVIALTASVLEEEKAIVLSAGCDDFVRKPFSEQTIFDTLAKHLGVKYTYENIQLYEHDSDISEEISLNSENLKIMPDSWIMQLYRSALEADKNIVINLIGEIPDTEIFLVRSLTKLVRNFQFEKLIDLTEPLLCTHIE comes from the coding sequence ATGGAAAGCAACAAATTTTCTACTCAAAAAACCAATAGCTCTCCGTTGGGTCTGTCAAAACTAGGTATAGAAGTACATAACCCACGCTGGTGGGTTGAGTCAGCTTGTATTATAGTTGCCTATTTTATTTCATCTTGGTTTGCAGCTAACACCATTTTCTCAACCCTTGGACCTTCTCCTGTTTGGCCGGGTTCTGGGCTAAATGCGGGCTTACTTCTATTCTTTGGGCGATCGCGATGGTTGGGAATGTTTTGCGGAATATTGCTGTATAACTTACACAGAAACTGGTGGAGAGTTTTGATACCTGCATCAGGAGCAGCGATCGGTTCCACAATCGGCACATTGATCACAGTTTCTCTGATTTTAAAGTTTACCCATACTACATACCCATTCCTTAAAGTTCGCCATGTAGTCACATTTGTACTTTGTTCGATATTTAGTGGAACGATTCTGCAAACTATAACTGGGGTTGGTATCTATGCCCTAACTAGGAGATATGAAGGTGCTAACTTTATTACAAACTTCTTACTTCCTTGGTGGATTGGTGATTCGGTTGGTGTTTTAATCTTTGCTTCGCTGGCTCTAACATGGCTAAAACCAAATCAGAAAGAAGAAAGCAACCCTTATCTTAGTTGGGAAGTAGTGGTGGCTTTCATAAGCATAATTGTGGTGTCCTATTTTTCTTTTTATGAAGCCCAACCCCTTGAGTACCTTCTGTTACCACCATTGATTTGGTCAGCTTTTCGCTTTGGTCATAGACTAACGACTTTGTTTGTCATGTTTATATCGATGACAGCTTCGATCGCTACTGCCAATAAGTTTGGGATATTTTATAAAGCAATTGCTACGGGCGATTCACTCCTGCTATTACAAATTTTTATGGGGGTGATTTCGATTATGACCTTGGCGATCTTGGCGATCGTTGAGGAAAATAAGCAAGCGAATTTGAGTTTGCAGAGAGCTAATACTGACCTAGAAAAGCGCGTTCTAGATCGAACGATAGACTTACAACAAAGTGAAGCAAAAGCTCTAGAACTTGCTGCTAAAGCCGAGTCCGCAAACCAAGCTAAAAGTACTTTTATCGCAAATATGAGTCATGAATTGCGATCGCCACTAAATGCAGTTCTTGGCTTCTCTCAGTTAATGATGCGAGCTAACAACCTCGCAAAAGAACATTACGAAAATGCCAGTATTATTAACCGCAGTGGTGATTATTTATTGACATTAATTAATAATATTCTCGATCTATCAAAAATTGAAGCAGGCAAGACTACACTCTATATTCAAAATTTTGATCTCGATCATTTGTTGGAGGATATTGAAGACATGCTCCAATTACGGGTCGCCAATGCGGGTTTAGACCTCTTCTTTGAGCGCGATCCTAAAGTACCTCGCTATATCTGCACTGATGAAGTAAAACTGCGTCAAGTTTTACTTAACTTAATTGGCAATGCAATTAAATTCACCAAAGAGGGTTTAGTCGTTATTACTTTGACCAATGCTGCCACAAGTACCGTAGAAAATGCAGTCAATATAGTTAGCGATAAATGTATCCTCAATTTCAGCATTCGAGATACAGGCGTAGGTATTGCAGAAGCAGAACTACCTCAACTATTTGCATCCTTTTCTCAGGCTCAGGCTGGTCGCGAAAAACAAGAAGGTACAGGCTTAGGGTTAGCGATTAGCCGCAGGTTTGTACAGTTGATGGGTGGAGATATTTCTGTCACTAGCGAACTTGGGAAAGGCACAACTTTCCAGTTTCAGATTCAAGCCCAAATTGGTACACCTTTAATTAGTGATCCAAGCCAAAAAAGGCGCACATTAGCTCTTGCACCTGATCAGCCCAACTACAGAATTTTAGTGGTTGATGATAAGCCCATTAATAGCCAGTTGCTAGTCAAGATGCTAAGTCCAATGGGCTTTGAAGTTCAAGAAGCTAGTAATGGACTAGAGGCGATCGCTATTTGGGATCAGTGGGAACCACACCTAATTTGGATGGATATGCGAATGCCCATAATGGATGGCTACGAGGCAACTAAGCACATTAAGTCCACCGTTAAAGGTAATGCCACCGCCGTGATCGCCTTAACTGCTAGTGTTTTAGAAGAAGAGAAAGCGATCGTGCTTTCAGCAGGGTGTGACGATTTTGTGCGTAAACCCTTTAGCGAACAAACTATTTTTGATACCCTAGCTAAACATCTTGGCGTGAAGTATACATACGAAAACATACAGCTTTATGAGCATGATAGTGATATTTCCGAGGAGATATCGTTAAATTCTGAAAATTTAAAAATTATGCCAGATAGCTGGATTATGCAATTATATAGATCGGCTCTTGAAGCTGACAAAAATATTGTTATAAACTTAATTGGGGAAATTCCAGACACAGAAATTTTCTTAGTTCGATCGCTAACTAAACTAGTGCGTAATTTCCAATTTGAGAAATTAATTGATCTCACCGAGCCATTACTTTGCACACATATCGAATAG
- a CDS encoding thiamine phosphate synthase encodes MSQQIIYRILDANLDRAREALRTIEEWCRFGLEDVDLCDRCKHMRQELAQWHKEEFRRARNTPDDPATGLSHANESIRADVQAVLRANMGRLQEALRVLEEYSKVVDPTMGEAMKQMRYQVYTLESQLLTHEVTNIGEIRRQKLQAANLYLVTMPVENIVSVVESALQGGVQIVQYREKDGEDSTRYAIAQQLCDLCHKYDALFLVNDRVDIAIAVEADGIHVGQTDLPVSVVRQILNANGGDASQYIIGQSTTNPQELEIALNNQVDYVGVGPVHATPTKPNKAASGHEYVNYAAQNINIPWFAIGGLDEHNLAAAIAAGAKRVAVVRALMKAEHPDLIAKQMRSLLQTKN; translated from the coding sequence ATGTCTCAACAAATCATTTACCGCATCCTCGATGCTAACCTCGATCGCGCCCGTGAAGCCTTACGAACCATCGAAGAATGGTGTCGCTTTGGCTTAGAAGATGTGGACTTATGCGATCGCTGCAAACACATGCGCCAAGAACTCGCTCAATGGCACAAAGAAGAATTTCGTCGCGCCCGTAATACCCCCGACGATCCCGCCACAGGGTTGAGCCATGCAAATGAATCTATTCGTGCTGATGTCCAAGCTGTCCTCAGAGCGAATATGGGACGCTTACAGGAAGCGCTTAGGGTTTTAGAAGAATATAGCAAAGTCGTTGATCCCACGATGGGAGAAGCGATGAAACAAATGCGCTATCAGGTCTACACCCTTGAGAGTCAATTACTGACCCATGAAGTTACCAATATTGGTGAAATCCGTCGCCAAAAATTACAAGCTGCAAATTTATATCTGGTGACGATGCCCGTAGAGAATATTGTCTCCGTTGTGGAGTCGGCTCTCCAAGGTGGTGTACAGATCGTGCAGTATCGAGAAAAGGATGGTGAAGATAGCACTCGCTATGCGATCGCCCAACAGCTTTGTGATCTCTGCCATAAATACGATGCTTTATTTCTAGTTAACGATCGCGTTGATATTGCGATCGCTGTGGAAGCCGATGGTATCCATGTGGGACAGACGGATTTACCAGTTTCTGTAGTCCGTCAAATTCTGAATGCTAACGGCGGCGATGCTTCACAGTACATCATTGGGCAGTCAACCACCAATCCCCAAGAATTAGAGATTGCTCTAAATAATCAAGTGGATTATGTTGGTGTGGGTCCAGTCCATGCCACGCCCACAAAACCTAACAAGGCAGCTTCAGGGCATGAATATGTCAACTATGCTGCTCAAAATATCAACATTCCTTGGTTTGCGATCGGTGGGCTGGATGAACACAATTTAGCAGCAGCGATCGCGGCGGGAGCAAAACGAGTTGCCGTAGTCCGCGCCCTAATGAAAGCTGAGCATCCCGATCTCATCGCCAAACAAATGCGATCGCTTTTACAAACCAAAAATTAA
- a CDS encoding glutamate-5-semialdehyde dehydrogenase, whose translation MSGNVSIDLSQDLPQDLLESIQRTRTATIALAKLPSASKNAALEAIAIALEQQTEMILVANQKDIAAANANQLSSALIARLKLDANKLKGMIAGVRDVIRLEDPIGDRQIHRELDAGLVLERLSCPLGVIGVIFEARPDAVTQIAALGIKSGNGVILKGGSEAVHSCEAIALVMYKALEELFTKQGGVSPNVVQLLTTRAETLAILKMDKLIDLIIPRGSNQFVRYIQDNTHIPVLGHADGVCHLYVDESADLEKAVAIAVDSKTQYPAACNAIETMLVHKAIASKFLPLALPALQERGVELRGCDRSLEIMAINPAKASDWSTEYCDLILSIKIVDSLDEAITHITIYGSKHTEAIVTENQAIAEIFMSDIDAAGVFHNCSTRFADGFRYGFGAEVGISTSKMPPRGPVGLEGLVTYKYRLVGDGHIVANYTGAKAKAFTHRDL comes from the coding sequence GTGTCTGGGAATGTATCTATAGATTTGTCACAGGATTTGCCACAAGATTTATTAGAGTCGATCCAACGCACTCGCACGGCTACGATCGCCTTAGCGAAATTGCCGTCTGCTTCCAAAAATGCTGCTTTAGAAGCGATCGCAATTGCTCTAGAGCAACAAACTGAAATGATTTTGGTAGCTAATCAAAAGGATATCGCTGCGGCTAATGCGAACCAATTGTCCAGCGCCTTGATCGCCCGCCTCAAACTGGATGCCAATAAACTGAAGGGCATGATCGCAGGTGTGCGCGATGTAATTCGCCTTGAAGATCCCATTGGCGATCGCCAAATTCATCGTGAGCTAGATGCAGGCTTAGTATTAGAGCGTTTGTCTTGCCCATTGGGCGTAATCGGGGTAATTTTTGAAGCGCGTCCTGATGCTGTTACCCAAATTGCAGCGCTAGGTATTAAGTCAGGTAACGGCGTGATTCTCAAAGGTGGTAGTGAAGCAGTACATTCCTGTGAAGCGATCGCTTTGGTCATGTACAAAGCGTTAGAAGAGCTATTTACAAAACAGGGTGGCGTATCGCCAAATGTGGTGCAGCTATTGACCACCCGCGCCGAAACCTTGGCTATTTTAAAGATGGATAAACTGATCGATCTGATTATTCCTAGAGGTTCTAATCAGTTTGTGCGCTACATCCAAGACAATACGCATATTCCCGTTCTCGGTCATGCCGATGGAGTCTGCCATTTATATGTAGATGAGTCGGCGGATTTGGAAAAAGCTGTAGCGATCGCAGTCGATAGCAAAACCCAATATCCTGCGGCTTGTAATGCGATCGAGACGATGTTAGTACATAAAGCGATCGCCTCTAAATTCTTGCCTTTAGCTTTACCTGCTTTGCAAGAGCGTGGTGTAGAGCTACGTGGCTGCGATCGCTCTCTGGAAATCATGGCGATCAATCCTGCAAAAGCATCCGACTGGTCAACGGAATATTGTGATTTGATTTTGTCCATCAAAATTGTTGATTCTTTAGATGAGGCGATCACCCATATCACTATCTACGGCTCGAAACATACCGAAGCGATCGTCACCGAAAATCAAGCGATCGCCGAGATATTTATGAGCGATATCGATGCTGCTGGGGTATTTCACAACTGTTCAACCAGATTTGCTGACGGTTTCCGCTATGGCTTTGGTGCAGAAGTGGGCATTAGCACCAGCAAAATGCCGCCTCGTGGGCCAGTGGGTTTAGAAGGGCTAGTTACTTATAAGTATCGCCTTGTGGGTGATGGTCATATCGTGGCTAACTACACAGGTGCAAAGGCTAAAGCCTTTACCCATCGCGATTTATAG